The DNA window AGCGCGTGAGGGTGCCTATGTAACGCTGCGTCTGCGCTCTGGCGAGATGCGCAAAGTGCTGGCCGAGTGCCGTGCAACGCTGGGCGAGGTCTCGAACTCTGAGCATAGCCTGCGCTCCCTGGGTAAAGCTGGTGCCAAGCGCTGGCGTGGTGTTCGCCCAACCGTTCGCGGTGTGGCGATGAACCCGGTCGATCACCCCCATGGTGGTGGTGAAGGTCGTACCTCGGGCGGTCGTCATCCGGTGTCGCCGTGGGGCTTCCCGACCAAGGGTGCGAAGACCCGGTCGAATAAGCGCACCGATAACATGATTGTCCGTCGTCGCAAGTAATTAGAGGGATACGACAGTGCCGCGTTCTCTGAAAAAAGGTCCTTTTATCGATCTTCACCTATTGAAGAAGGTCGAAGTGGCGGTGGAGAAGGGCGATCGCAAGCCGGTTAAAACCTGGTCTCGCCGTTCAATGATTCTGCCGCAAATGGTCGGTTTGACCATCGCTGTTCACAATGGTCGTCAACATGTCCCGGTTCTCGTGAACGAAGACATGGTCGGTCACAAGCTCGGCGAGTTCGCTGCTACCCGCACCTATCGCGGGCACGTAGCGGACAAGAAAGGCAAGCGCTAAG is part of the Pseudomonas sp. ABC1 genome and encodes:
- the rpsS gene encoding 30S ribosomal protein S19, whose product is MPRSLKKGPFIDLHLLKKVEVAVEKGDRKPVKTWSRRSMILPQMVGLTIAVHNGRQHVPVLVNEDMVGHKLGEFAATRTYRGHVADKKGKR